Proteins encoded by one window of Amaranthus tricolor cultivar Red isolate AtriRed21 chromosome 4, ASM2621246v1, whole genome shotgun sequence:
- the LOC130811275 gene encoding transcription factor bHLH94-like, whose translation MALDAVIFSQDPLITPSFNYCPSNFGMSTYEFANYYYYPSILEDNNTNNNNNDNNLKVPFNDGLLEVNNNDNNNVIPCNLFTPSELMNIEWNQQSDHQQYVPLNLSSSPEESLYLSGQAQPPRINLVAQTKTGVRPRRKSRRRSSKNKEEVEHQRMTHIAVERNRRKQMNEYLAVIRSLMPPSCVQRGDQASIVGGAINYVKELEQLLQSMETRKISKKDDQQPPPPPSPSEGNVGGEKRSAWPEIFNDFFSFPQYSTRSKSEGNSVMNSCNRSVGDIEVTMVESHANVKIMAKKKPKQLVKLIAGFQGLRLNVLHLNVTTIHSFVLYSLSLKVEEGCQLSSVDDIAGAANHILGQIEEETTDHLL comes from the exons ATGGCTTTAGATGCTGTAATCTTCTCACAAGACCCACTAATTACCCCAAGTTTTAATTATTGTCCTAGTAATTTTGGTATGAGTACTTATGAGTTTGCTAATTACTACTATTATCCCTCTATATTAGAggataataatactaataataataataatgataataatctcAAAGTACCCTTTAATGATGGGTTACTTGaagttaataataatgataataataatgttattccATGTAATTTATTTACTCCTTCTGAATTAATGAATATTGAATGGAATCAGCAATCAGATCATCAACAATATGTGCCTCTAAATTTATCGTCATCGCCGGAGGAGAGTTTATATCTCTCCGGTCAAGCTCAGCCGCCACGTATTAATCTCGTGGCCCAGACGAAAACAGGGGTGAGGCCACGGAGGAAGTCGCGGCGGCGGAGTAGTAAGAATAAAGAGGAAGTGGAACACCAAAGAATGACTCACATTGCCGTTGAGAGAAATCGGCGGAAACAAATGAATGAATATCTGGCTGTTATTCGTTCCTTGATGCCTCCTTCTTGTGTTCAAAGG gGCGATCAAGCATCAATAGTAGGAGGAGCAATAAATTATGTGAAAGAGCTAGAGCAACTATTACAATCAATGGAGACAAGGAAGATATCCAAAAAAGACGACCAacaaccaccaccaccaccgtCTCCTTCAGAAGGCAACGTTGGTGGTGAAAAAAGAAGTGCATGGCCGGAAATATTTAATGATTTCTTCAGCTTCCCACAATACTCAACTCGGTCAAAATCGGAGGGTAACTCAGTGATGAATAGTTGTAATAGGAGTGTAGGAGACATAGAGGTGACAATGGTAGAAAGCCATGCAAACGTGAAGATAATGGCGAAGAAGAAACCAAAACAACTTGTTAAATTAATAGCAGGATTTCAGGGTCTTCGTCTTAATGTTCTTCATCTTAACGTCACTACTATTCACTCTTTCGTCCTTTACTCTTTAAGTCTCAAG GTCGAAGAAGGATGCCAGTTGAGCTCAGTTGATGATATTGCGGGAGCAGCTAATCATATACTTGGTCAAATCGAAGAAGAAACTACAGATCATTTACTTTGA
- the LOC130811276 gene encoding E3 ubiquitin-protein ligase ATL31-like: MTWAYHTHIHVPLLGFYLLIIPPITAQQPPPWAETESNNKNYNSPMATALIVMIIVFFTVGFVSVYLRHFLACLGVRPYTGTHRGIGGGVHFGGWNRETPPQRGLDPSIINTFPTFLYSDVKIHRVGKTTPLECAICLNEFHDHEILRLLPKCNHVFHPHCVDPWLASHVTCPVCRENLEMQLNNQRSYDHQHISEIESEPSDQIVNIDDHNQRDHVIVRIASPDTQEMIKGLSESGRLRLNRSHSTGHSLVDDCERFTLRLPVEVRNKLVNVNNSNGLPDGIISPRVGYRARSVSGATLPGKPDRWRFTMSPPFIFRPNSPINNNNGSGNDNGKDNTSTSILRSPKSLIKLMKSPNKSPLNRVVSCNDIGERSSDRLWANRGPHELNLEDN; encoded by the coding sequence ATGACTTGGGCTTACCATACCCATATTCATGTCCCCCTTTTGGGCTTCTACCTCCTAATTATACCACCCATTACGGCCCAACAACCACCACCATGGGCCGAAACCGAATCCAATAACAAAAACTACAACTCTCCTATGGCAACCGCCCTCATTGTTATGATCATTGTTTTCTTTACTGTCGGGTTCGTCTCCGTCTATCTCCGCCACTTCCTCGCTTGCCTCGGTGTTCGTCCCTATACTGGGACCCATCGAGGCATCGGAGGTGGGGTCCACTTCGGTGGGTGGAACCGAGAGACCCCACCCCAACGTGGTCTTGACCCCAGTATTATAAACACTTTCCCTACGTTTCTATATTCCGACGTAAAAATCCACCGTGTCGGCAAAACGACACCGTTAGAATGTGCTATTTGCTTAAACGAATTTCATGATCATGAAATATTACGGCTGTTACCTAAATGTAATCATGTCTTTCACCCTCATTGTGTGGACCCTTGGCTTGCTTCCCATGTCACGTGCCCCGTGTGCAGGGAAAATTTGGAAATGCAATTAAATAATCAACGATCATATGATCATCAACATATTTCTGAGATTGAATCAGAACCGTCTGATCAAATTGTAAACATTGATGATCATAATCAAAGAGATCATGTGATCGTACGGATAGCATCACCGGATACACAAGAGATGATTAAAGGATTGAGTGAGAGTGGACGGTTGAGATTAAACCGGTCACATTCAACGGGTCATTCATTGGTAGATGATTGTGAGAGGTTTACGCTAAGGTTACCGGTTGAGGTACGTAACAAGTTGGTGAATGTCAATAATTCAAATGGGTTGCCCGATGGGATAATTAGTCCTCGGGTCGGGTATCGGGCTCGAAGTGTAAGTGGTGCTACCTTGCCGGGTAAACCGGACCGATGGCGGTTTACTATGAGCCCGCCTTTTATTTTTCGGCCTAATTCgcctattaataataataatggcaGTGGGAATGATAACGGTAAAGATAATACGTCAACGAGCATATTAAGAAGTCCAaaaagtttaattaaattaatgaagTCACCAAATAAATCTCCATTAAATCGTGTTGTTAGTTGTAATGACATTGGTGAACGGTCTTCGGATAGATTATGGGCTAATCGTGGGCCTCATGAGCTAAATTTGGAGGATAATTAA
- the LOC130811277 gene encoding uncharacterized protein LOC130811277: MGRPRKNPLNSTGKGKQKAVQPSVSVSNGKCGQSLKPIDEGQCSKGANSMSDMQLEVERLKSLVESLNRKVDKEQQMSQFEVRLQHVDDSQQQAKVTVPLAYSSVVRAPVVPVGSGSQGCCFSTKSNDFG, translated from the exons ATGGGGAGGCCTAGGAAGAATCCTCTCAATTCTACAGGAAAAGGCAAGCAAAAGGCTGTGCAACCTTCGGTCTCTGTATCGAATGGTAAATGTGGGCAATCTTTGAAACCCATTGATGAGGGTCAATGTTCTAAGGGTGCGAATTCTATGTCTGATATGCAGCTTGAAGTTGAAAGGCTTAAATCTTTAGTTGAATCTTTAAATCGGAAGGTGGATAAGGAACAACAGATGAGCCAATTTGAGGTTCGTCTACAGCATGTTGATGATTCACAGCAGCAGGCCAAGGTTACTGTTCCATTGGCGTATTCATCAGTGGTTAGGGCTCCAGTTGTCCCTGTTGGTTCTGGATCACAAGGGTGCTGTTTCTCTACGAAATCTAATGATTTCGGATG a
- the LOC130810988 gene encoding RING-H2 finger protein ATL32, whose translation MAQPQPPESTQNHTQHLPLIAIIIIPVGFTIATLICCFRCFRTGSHDNGAGDEELRRNTVRGGLERAIVEGFPTFLHSDEFNKHKTTKETTPLECIICLNEFLDHELLRLLPKCGHIFHIDCVDLWLASHVTCPMCRVNLETSVHNQVMQQHEFIVHVPQTHQEVI comes from the coding sequence ATGGCACAACCACAACCACCCGAATCAACCCAAAATCACACCCAACATTTACCCTTAATAGCCATCATTATTATCCCCGTCGGCTTCACCATAGCCACCCTCATCTGCTGTTTCCGCTGCTTTCGGACGGGCTCACACGACAACGGGGCCGGGGATGAAGAGCTTAGAAGGAATACCGTGCGTGGTGGGCTGGAACGTGCAATAGTAGAAGGTTTCCCTACTTTCTTGCATTCAGATGAGTTCAACAAGCACAAGACAACTAAGGAAACGACGCCATTGGAGTGTATAATTTGCTTAAACGAGTTCCTAGATCATGAACTCTTGCGATTGTTGCCCAAATGCGGCCATATTTTTCATATTGACTGCGTCGATCTTTGGCTTGCTTCCCATGTCACATGTCCCATGTGCAGGGTTAATCTTGAAACAAGTGTTCATAATCAAGTTATGCAACAACATGAATTTATTGTACATGTTCCTCAAACACATCAAGAGGTTATATGA